In Humulus lupulus chromosome 6, drHumLupu1.1, whole genome shotgun sequence, a single genomic region encodes these proteins:
- the LOC133785020 gene encoding uncharacterized protein LOC133785020, with protein sequence MARTRTRGPPRIDSTSQNTSNGATVSTDANRFSALDLTGHSSHEDAWNPYFLAHSDHPGAILVPKILTGGENYSSWKLSMTVALLVRNKLKFVNGKINPLDPEDDDYDAWCRCNSMVISWILHAVSSDIADSIMYLDEASTILSELHDRFHQNNGPRVFEVKRSRQALTQGSKSVQAYFTRLKALWDLVREFRPQPVCN encoded by the coding sequence ATGGCTCGTACTCGTACTCGAGGCCCTCCTCGCATAGATAGCACTTCTCAGAATACCTCCAATGGTGCAACTGTTTCAACTGATGCAAATAGGTTCTCTGCTCTTGATCTGACTGGTCATTCATCCCATGAGGATGCTTGGAATCCTTATTTTTTGGCTCACAGTGATCATCCTGGTGCAATTCTGGTTCCCAAAATTCTCACAGGAGGTGAAAATTACAGTTCTTGGAAGCTGTCCATGACTGTTGCTCTTCTTGTTCGGAACAAATTGAAGTTTGTTAATGGAAAGATCAATCCACTTGATCCTGAAGATGATGACTATGATGCTTGGTGTCGATGTAATAGCATGGTCATTTCGTGGATTCTCCATGCTGTATCCAGTGACATCGCTGATAGTATCATGTATCTTGATGAAGCATCTACTATTTTGTCTGAGCTCCATGACCGTTTTCATCAGAATAATGGTCCTCGTGTGTTTGAAGTGAAGCGATCCAGGCAGGCTCTCACGCAAGGAAGCAAATCTGTCCAAGCTTACTTTACTCGGCTCAAAGCTCTTTGGGATTTGGTTCGTGAGTTTCGCCCTCAACCTGTTTGTAACTAG